A section of the Girardinichthys multiradiatus isolate DD_20200921_A chromosome 5, DD_fGirMul_XY1, whole genome shotgun sequence genome encodes:
- the bbip1 gene encoding BBSome-interacting protein 1 — protein MSNKVQTWLCNTFQFVFNSLSRRWVSLKRCVHEVNAEESQVILQTRWPGNYRNSYQALEGQLYMEDVPTMVLCKPKLLPLKSVTLEKLEKMQMEAQEAVKQQELALKEQVQQVPS, from the exons ATGTCTAACAAAGTACAAACATGGCTTTGCAACACTTTCCAGTTTGTCTTCAATTCTCTAAGCCGCCGGTGGGTGTCGCTAAAGCGATGTGTTCATGAAGTAAACGCAGAAGAAAGTCAAGTGATTTTGCAGACGCGTTGGCCTGGCAACTACAGAAATTCTTATCAAGCGCTTGAAG GACAGCTCTACATGGAAGATGTCCCGACCATGGTTCTGTGTAAGCCAAAGTTGCTCCCACTCAAATCGGTCACCCTTGAGAAATTAGAGAAGATGCAGATGGAGGCTCAAGAGGCCGTCAAACAGCAGGAACTGGCACTGAAGGAGCAAGTACAGCAGGTGCCCAGTTGA